From the genome of Tenrec ecaudatus isolate mTenEca1 chromosome 1, mTenEca1.hap1, whole genome shotgun sequence:
ATGCATTTTTGTTCCCCTCCAAAGGCATGGCAGAGATAataggcttggacactgggctttctattacAAGAGTCAGCCCTTAAGAAAGAAGtacgttgttttgtttttaaatatcaaaACTTGGCTCTAAATCAACACACAGAGCATGGGCCCCGCAGACCAAGAACAGAGTTCAGACCACAAATGACAACAGTGAGCAGAATCTCAGAAGATTGGACCAGGGCGTGACAAAGCGATGGAAGGATGGGACAACATGGAGACCATGCCAGGTGCGTGAGGAGCCATAGCTCCAGTGCTAGCCTGAGGGCTGCCAGGACatggacccccccacccccaactcacagcaaccctataggacagaggagaaccggccctgtgggttctgacactgtaactctgcccaagagtagaaagtctcctttttctcttgagaagcgcctcttggttttgaactgctgaccttgtgattaacagcccaactcatagcccactgcaccaccagggcagctcttctggACAAAGAAGGACCCCAAGTTCAGAAAAATGGATCAGGAGGCTTATGTTTCTTTCCTCAAAGAGTGATAGCTGAGACCATAAGCTCTGGATAGTGGAAACAGTAGGAAGGATTGTGGTCAAGGATCTGCGGGTcatgatttattgttctttgcAGGGGACTGGGACACCCAGAATTCCCGAGTCTCTCCCAAAGGAGGCCCTTCTGCTAACAAAGACCGTAGCAGGGCTGAAGACATCGGTTAGAGAGATCTGTGGCGATGGAGGTTGGCCCCTGAAGTAGTCACAGTGAACCACAGTGAACCACAGGGGCCCCTCCCTGATATCAGGGTGCTGCCTAGATTTGACCATCCCTGGAGAGCAGGAGGAGGCCGGGAGAATCCTGAATTGGTGGAGTTCAACCCCAGAACCGGCCATGGTGAACTAGGGCTGTACTGGAGTTATTTTGCATGAGGCAGATTAAGTACCTCACTGTTACACGTGAGCCTACTCTGAGAGAAAGAAAGTCTATTTGCCCCCTTGAGTGCTGTTGACAGTCTTGTGCGCACCCCACAcccctctctctacacacacacacacacacacacacacacacacgcatcgaTACTGCATTTGTACGAATGGAGGGTTTGTGGCAATCCTTCCTCAAGCAAAACTATTTGCAccattcaccccccccccccaacagcatGTCCTCACATCCTTTCACATGTTGGTCATTCTCATCACGTTTCAAGCTTTTACATCACGTGATTGCTCACTTACTAGACCATCGTACAGATAAaggtaactttcacatgcactggGAAGCAAAAAGGTGTGGCTTGCTTTGTTGCGGTCGGTATTCATGTGATTCTGCACCATCTCGGAGGTGTCAGTTCATAGGTAGGAACATGAACAGGTGGATGCACAAGGTCTGAGGAGCAGCATCCACACCATAGCGACCACAGTGGGGAAGACTTCAGCGGAGGTAGGaccagtgggggaggggtgggggaaagctGGGAAGATGAGACAAGATGAGACAGTCCCCGGTTCCGAAGAGGAGGGAGCACCTGTACCCTGGGGTCGGTACAGTCACTGACCGATCCTGATTGGTAGGTGAAGGTACGTCTCCGATGCAGGCAGCTTCTGCGGATGCAGACCAGGGCTAAGAGggtggccaggatggtgaggcaggTGGCAGACATGGAGCCCACCACGGCCAGTATCAGCTGTCGATCCAGGCTCTCTTCAGCGGCCCGGCTCTCTTGGATTGGGCCCTCACTCTGCAGCCCTGGACAcagcagtgggggagggagggggcaggtcaTGGGGATGCCTGGGTCATGGAAGTCAGAGGACACCCACCATGGGTTCAGAGAGACAAGTCAGCGATCGCTGAACCGGGGTTGGAGAGATGATTTGAGCCACATGGAGGGATGGGCCAGGGATGCCGAGCCTTCGTCCAGTGGTCACTGGATGGCATGCTGATCCCAGTACTATACAGTGGATCACAGAAGGGAGGGATCAGAGTCCCTGACACTGGGGTTGGGCCACTTGAAAGGAGAGGTGTGGGGTGCCCTAGGTCAGAAGTAGgggagtcagaggaagaagagtgtATTGAGACCCAGGAAGCTCTGGGGCCCTGCCCTCTCACCATTGCCCAGTGTGGACTCCTCTACCACATTGCTCCAGTCACCAGGACCCTGGACACTGGCCCAAACATGGAAGAGGTAGCACGTGCTGGCATTGAGGTCACGGACAATGGTGCTTGTCTCCTCTAGCCTGTCCACATCCATCCAGAGTGGGTCTCCTGAGCCCCCAGCCACTTGTACCTCCACAATATACTTGGATATAGGTCCAGATGGGCTCTCTGGGGGCTGCCACATCAGCTGGATCTCGGAGTCTGAGAGGGCCTGGGCACGGAGGTGTCGGGGGGCGGAAGGACCTAGGGAGATGGGAGTTCACATGGGGCAAAGCTATGTAGCTATGAGGTCAGACAGATCCACTCTAGTGGTATCGCCTGCTTTGTATGCCCCAGAATGGGAGCCCTGAACTCCCAAATCCTTCCCTTCTGGCTGAATTATTATTCTCCATCCCCAAGGCCGCCTCAACCCCTGAGCTTCTGCTTCCCTTCCTGCACCCCAACTCCTCTTAGTGTCCGAAATTCACCCAAGAGCCTAGGTTCTCTCCACCTTGCTGCTGTGTCCTACGTCTCATGTGCTCCTAGTGACATGCGGCCTTCTGGCATGTCTGGCCATTCCCCAGTGCCCGGTGTCTTCCCTAGAGCCCATGTCCTCCCAAGCTCTCCCATGTGCCTCGTGTTCATATGTCAATccggtctcccttcacctccccaGGTCCTCAAGTCTCATGTGTACCCTGTGTCCTCCCCGTATCCTGAGcctcccaccccccttcccagAGCATACCACTGGGGGGCAAAATCACACGTGCAGGAGGCAAAGCGGGGCCCAGGAGGGTGCAGTGGTAGAGCCGCACATCCAGCTGGTAGTGGGTGCCAGGCGTGAGGCCAGCCAGGAGTGCACTGCGGGCCTGGGGGGAATGAGACGTTCTCCCGGCGCTCATGTCCCCGTGCCCCATCCCACAGGCGCAGCAGGAAGCCATCGCCCAACAGTGGCCCAGGCACCGCGGGTAAGGACCAACTCACGCGCAGCTGGTCTGGGCCCTCCACACGCCAACCTTCCAGCCTTGGCTGTACCGAGGGCTCTGGAGTCAGAGTCAAGGTCAGGATGGTCCAGTCAGTGTGTGGGGCTGGGCAGGACAATGACCCCCGGCAGACAGGGAAGGAGAGAGCCCGGCACCCGCAGGAGACAGGAAGGGCCTCTTACCAGGACAGTCTGTGGTCATGAGGGTGGCAGGCCCCCAGGCCCCCTCCCCGCCTTCCCCTGGCTGGCTCAGTTGCACACGGACGTTGTATCCTGTCTTGGGTCTCAGGTTCACTAAGGTCACATTCTCACTGGGATCCACTGGGGGTGGTGTGTGCAGTGTCTGTTATTCAGACCCACcattctccctccagccccttctCTTTTCATCGCCCCCACCCCACTTTCTGCTGAGCACTCCTGTCCTGCctcagccccctcctccccccgacCCCCACCGCCCAGTTCCCAGCCATCGGCTGGCTCACTTACCCACGATGGCAGACCAGGCCAGGGTGCTGTGCTGGGGCTGGTAGTACAGGCAGACAGAGGAGATGGGCCCATCCCTGGAGATTTGGACCAGAGGGGAGACCACAAGCTGGAGGCTCTGCTTGGCCAGGAGCtgaggagcaggctgaggggctgtgtCAGGTAGAAGCAAGTCTGTCATGAGGAGGTACTGATTTGGAGGGAGATAACGGTCCAGTTTGGATGATGCTGAGTCCTTGGTGCCTATGGCTCAGGTGAGGGGTTAGGTGTCCTGGAGGAGGTTGGGTATAAAGTGGGCCCCTATACCACATACTAGCTCTCCACAGAAGTTGCCCCACTACACAGAGgacccccccgacacacacacacacacacacacacacacacacacacacacactcggggCTAGAGCTCAGGAGAAGGTCCAGGCTACAGTTCAGATCTGGGAGTTGCCAGGACATGGGTGAAATCTGGGACTAGATggcattttaaatattataataaTCATAATTATCGATATTTATTTAGTGGCAGGCACTGTGCTAAATGCTTACATGAACCACCTAAATTTAATCTTCATCTCAACCTCATCAAGAGACGCTAGTATCGCTCTTGTTTTACGGTGGGAGAACCAAGCTGACTGGGGTTAAGTAACGTGCTCCCGATGCTGGAGCTAGGTATTTGTAGGGCGAACGGAGCTAGATGGTCTGAGTCCAAAGTCCGGGGTGAACGAGAAGCGGAAGGATGAAGGTGAGGGCCTGTGTCCACATTTCCAGATGGGGGTGAAGGACAGGGCGGTGGGAAGCAAGTGAGAGTCGAGTGACAGTGAGAAGAACAAAGAGGGTCAGTGGGCTTGGGCAGGAGCAGAGGCAGAGCAGAGCCAAGGGTCCGTCAGAAGAACCAAGGCTGATAGTGCTGAAGAAGGCCTGGGATCCCCTGACTGGGAGAGAGGGCAGCTGACTGTCCTGCCCACATTCTTGAGGCTCCTGCCTGTAAGCCCCATCTCCTCTGAGAAGTCTTCCTGATCTCTCAAAGCCAAGCAGCTCACCTTCTGTGCTCCACAGCCCCCGTGTGCCCCCTTGTCTTAGCAGTACGTGCCCCTGCGACATGACTCGGGAGGAAGTAGCATCCCAAAGGAaggatgctgtgtgtgtgtgtgtgtgtgtgtgtgtgtgtatggatcataggggtgggggtggggggcggggagggccaTGATGGGCAGGCAGGGAGGTGAGGCTGGAGAGTCTCTTCAAAGCATGGGGCATAGGAGGTCCTTGCTAGGTGGGACTGCACTGTGCTTCAGCCTGGCattgcccagcccagcccagccctctgAGTGACCACGAGCCTCCTTTTCCCTCTAGTGCTGTGCTGTGCTCAGTCGCTCTTGCCCTTCTTGCTGTAATGCTCAATGTGCCTGCTGTCTGCCCCCCATGGTCCCAGGACACCACTTACCTTTGACGTTGACCCTGAAGCGTCGGCTGTCTTGGCCACCAGCTGTGGTTACCCGGCACTCCCCAAGCCCACTGTCCCCAAGAATCAAGCGGGGCACTTCAAACTCAGCCGTGGTCCGATCTGGCTCCACGATGGCCTTGATGGACTAAGGGAGACACAGGGGAAGGGGATGTATCACAGAGAATGACTCACGTGACATACATGTGTGTCTGTCTGAACTGTTCATGTGTTCTGGAGCAGCCGCTCACCAACCAACCAGACCCAGTTTGAGCCGGACTCCGGCTCGTGGGCAGAGAGCTCTGTGGGAGTCCCTGTGCAGCTCGCAGGcgtgcggggtggggtggggggcaccatCGGAACtgaccagcagcactgtgccgTCGGACTTGCGCAGCTCCATGCTGGCCTGCACGGGGAAAGGGTTCCCTGCAGCGGCACAGTTGATCCGGGGCATCGCCTCCAAGTTGAACTCCAGTTCCGAGGCcatatccaggatctgggggatccGGTCTGGGGAGAGAGAGGACACCCATCCCAGAGTCCTCCCAGGGGCAGACATGGGGCCCCCCCTGTGCCGTCTGTCCTGGAGCCCTGCTTCATAGTGGGGGCACTGTCCTCGGTAGCGTCACTCAGCCTCAGAGTGCTACATGATTCCTCCAGCCCCTCATGCTCCGCTTCTGATCCTCCCGCTCCCCTTTTCTACTCTCCTCTAATAGCTGGGATCGGGACCCTCGCCGTCCTCACAGCCCAAACATGCAAAACAAGCATGAAGACGCTTCCGGTGCCCTGCCACACATTCTCAAGGGTCCCGCTGCTACTCAGCCAGCAACTAGGGGGTCTTTCTAAAACCCAAATACCCCTCATCAGACTACCTTAGAGCCCTTCAAGAAGGCCCCCTCGATGCCAAAATGCTCAACGCAGAGCCTCGTGACTGGGCCTCTTCTGACCACTGCTCCGGCCTCCCGGACTGCATGGGCTGGGTGCCCAGCTTCAGTTCTGCCCCGCTGGGTCCCAGGCCATGCTCTTTCCCCAGCTATTTGCCCTTGTCGATCATCTCCCATCTCAGTGGTTACCTCCTCCCCAAAGCCTGTCCTGACCCTCTGCGACTGGCCAGATGCTCCTGTGGGCTCCCCACACCCTGCTGTAGAGCGGGGAGAACTCCTACCAGTCCATGAGCTCCGGGGGGTGTGAGGGGGATGGTGCGGGGGGAGACTCGTTGCTTCTAGAAATGCCTGGTCCAGGCTGAGCGATCTTGAGGGATCTCAAAGGCTCTGCTCATACCTGACTTCTCACAGTGCACTCCATGCCACCCCAAGGGGCAGACACAGCCACTGAACTGGTCACAGGTGCCACCATTCTGACACTGGCACTGGAGGCGACAATCAGCCCCCAAATGACCAGGGGCACAGGCTAGAAACAGAAGAGGTATGGTTAGAGAAGCCCAGGTCAAGGGCCAGGGCCGGAAACAGATGGGGCCTGGTCAACGACAGGCTGGGTGCAGAAGGGACCTAGGTACGGGGAGCCGGAGATGGTGGAGGGCTTGGTATCAGTGAGGATCAGGGTGAAGCTTGTGGTCAGGGAGCATCGTTGGGTGAGTTAGTGCATACCCTCCTGGCACTGGCTTCCTCTCCAGCCGGATCCACAGGAACATCCGTAAGGGTCTGGGAGGCAGAAGGCAAGGCCCTGGCAGCCAGAGGTGCTAGGGCACTGCTCCTGGCAGCTCTGCCCAAAGCGACCCTCTCTGCAGGCTGGACAAGAGGGCATGCAGGGATTAGACCTCTGCTAGCACTTAGAACTCAATCCCTACCTCACACCCTTGTTCTGAAAGCTCTTCCTCCCCAGCTGTAGGATCTCCTTTCAGTTGGGTAACCACCCCTCCTCACAGGCACCAGCCATTCTCCTTACCCTGCTCACAGCGGGTGCCGGTGAATCCAGGAGGGCACACACACTCGCCATCCTGGTCGTGGCAGACACCCCCGTGCAGGCAGC
Proteins encoded in this window:
- the LOC142428395 gene encoding LOW QUALITY PROTEIN: tyrosine-protein kinase receptor Tie-1-like (The sequence of the model RefSeq protein was modified relative to this genomic sequence to represent the inferred CDS: inserted 1 base in 1 codon; deleted 1 base in 1 codon), with translation MSHPSQHGSYFYTLVWHEGQDGQFLLQLPNVQPSSSAIYSASYLETSPLDSAFFRLLVRGCGAGRWGPGCTKECPGCLHGGVCHDQDGECVCPPGFTGTRCEQACREGRFGQSCQEQCPSTSGCQGLAFCLPDPYGCSCGSGWRGSQCQEACAPGHLGADCRLQCQCQNGGTCDQFSGCVCPLGWHGVHCEKSDRIPQILDMASELEFNLEAMPRINCAAAGNPFPVQASMELRKSDGTVLLSIKAIVEPDRTTAEFEVPRLILGDSGLGECRVTTAGGQDSRRFRVNVKVPPTPQPAPQLLAKQSLQLVVSPLVQISRDGPISSVCLYYQPQHSTLAWSAIVVDPSENVTLVNLRPKTGYNVRVQLSQPGEGGEGAWGPATLMTTDCPEPSVQPRLEGWRVEGPDQLRVSWSLPAVPGPLLGDGFLLRLWDGARGHERRENVSSPQARSALLAGLTPGTHYQLDVRLYHCTLLGPALPPARVILPPSGPSAPRHLRAQALSDSEIQLMWQPPESPSGPISKYIVEVQVAGGSGDPLWMDVDRLEETSTIVRDLNASTCYLFHVWASVQGPGDWSNVVEESTLGNGLQSEGPIQESRAAEESLDRQLILAVVGSMSATCLTILATLLALVCIRRSCLHRRRTFTYQSGSGKETILQFSSGTLTLTRRPKPQPEPLSYPGLEWEDITFEDLIGEENFGQVIRAMIKKDGLKMNAAIKMLKEYASENDHRDFAGELEVLCKLGHHHDIINLXGACENRGYLYIAIEYAPYGNLLDFLRKSRVLETDPVFAREHGTASTLSSRQLLRFASDAANGMQYLSEKQSIHRDLAARNVLVGENLASKIADFGPSRGEEVYVKKTMGRLPVRWMAIESLNYSVYTTKSDVWSFGVLLWEIVSLGESLTFLPHRAPYPFPAPTPHPRPPWPGLGEFCALLQGARRTAMMKLTPRLHQHELMRQCWRDRPYERPPFTQIALQLARMLEARKAYVNMALFENFTYAGIDATAEEA